ATTGGGCGCGCTTCAGCAGTGACTTCAGCTGGGGGACGACGCAATTCGCCGGCAAACTCGGACTCGGTCTGGCGGGGGGCGGAGCGTGTTCTGGCGGTCAGGTCTGTACCGGCTACAACGGGTTCAGCTCGCGGATGATCTGGCGCTCGGGAGGCCAGGCGGCGATCTACTACTACCACATGGGGCATGGGGGCGAGTACGGCGACTATGCGGTGCTGAAGACCCGGGCAGGCTCCGACATCTACTATCCCCGCGGCACCTGGGTGCACATCGCCCAGCGGCTCAAGGTCAACTCCGTGACCAACGGGGTCGCGAACCCCGACGGTGAAATCGAGGTCTGGTACAACGGCACATCGGCCGCCAGGATTTCTGGATTGCGCTTCGTGCGCAACGCGGACGTGGTCGACAAGGCCTACTTCTCCTCGTTCTTCGGAGGCGCCACGGCCGAGTTCGCCCCGATGCACAATTCCTACGTCTGGTACGACGACCTGAAGGTCTCGACGAGCCCTCTGGACATCTGCGAGCTCTCCGGCGGCTGCTGATTGGCACACCGGGCCCGTCCAGCGGCCCTCTATCATTGCAGAATTCGACCACGGCGGATGCCGAGGAGTCAGGATCATGACGGCAGCGGGAGTTCGTACCGGGAGCACGGATTCAGGTAACCCGAAATACAAGACGCTCTACAATGGCCTTGCAACCCATATCCCCGACAAACGATTCGTCTTCATGAATCATGGCTTCGCCGAGCTGAAGCTGGGGGCGGAGGACTTCAGTTGGCTCAAGCGGGAGGATGAGGCGTGGAAGTATTCGATCAATCTGGTCCGCCACCTCCTCAAGGCCGTGGAGCTGGACGGCAAGAGAGTCCTCGATGTCGGTTGTGGGCGCGGAGGAACCTGCTCGTACCTGATGCGGTACGCGAAGCCGAAGCTGGTTCGGGGGCTTGATTACAGCGACCAAAACATCGAGTTCTGCAAGAGTACCCACCTCCATGAGGGGCTCGACTTCGTTCAGGGAGATGCCCAGCACCTACCCTTCGAGGCCGGGAGCTTCGATGTTGTCACCAACATTGAGTCGTCGCACTGCTATCCAAACCGGGAGCAGTTCTACAGCGAGGTGCACCGGGTTCTGAAGCCGGGGGGCTTCTTCTGCTACACCGATAACCTGCGTCGCTTTCCGGGGAAGTGGAGGGTGGAAGGGCAGCTCAAGCGCGCGGGGTTCCGGGTGCTGAGCTACGAGGACATCACCCAGAATGTCATCCACGGCATCATGCGGAGCAGCAGCTCCCTGCATGAGCTGCTCACCAGCATGGTCGACCCCAAGCTCGGCAACGAGCGGACCCTGCAGTCCATCTACTTCTCGGTGACCCACCGCAACACGCAACTCTATTTGTTGGGGCTTCAGAGTTACCGGCTCTGGCGCTTGGAGCGTATCTGAGTGGGTGAAAAGGGGATCAAGGCGCTGAGCGGCCGCCGATCTTGGCGAAGCGCTCATAAGCTCGCCCGTCAAGCGTCGCACCTACTCGCTCTTTCGCCAGGGCTGCATGTATTACCAAGCCATCCCCTGTACCTCAAACCCGCGAAGGCGGGGACACGGCCCCGGTGGAGGTTCCGTCTGGCGGTATCTCCTCGACTTCGCGGACGTGGCGGGCGGTATAGCCCCGCCCCGCCGCGATGAGCGTCAAGAGGCCGGCGGCGATGAAGCACAGCGCGATGCCCCGGCTGCGCGCGTCGAGTTGTTCCAGCGGCCCGAAGAGCGCGGGGACGGAGAGGGAGACGCCGTCCAGATGGTCCGCCATGATACCTGCGGCAAGGTACGCCAGCGGCTGGACGGACCAGGCAATCATCCCACGCATGGCGAAGACGCGGCCCCGGAGTGCGGCAGGGACCTGCCGCTGCCAGATGGCTTGGCTGCTCCCATCCATGATGGGGATGCAGAATCCCGCCATGAAGGTGCAATACCCGAGCACCGTCAGGGTGGGGAACAGCCCGGCGAGCACCATGACCGTCCCCAGGCCCATTCCGACTCCGAGTACCCCGTGGATGCGGTTTTTCGGCCCTCCCCACGCGGTCATCACGACGCTTCCCACCAGGAGTCCTAGGCCTCCCGTGGACAGCAAGCCTCCAAGTACGGCCGGGCTGGCGATGTCCAGCACCAGCGGGGGAAGCAGCACCTGCATGGCGGAGAGCGAGCAGTTGGTGAGGACTGAGAACGCGAGCAGACCGAGCAGACCCCGGCGTTCCTTGAGGTAGTTCCACCCTTCGAGGGCTTGCTGCATCGCCGACGTGCTCGCATCCGGGGCAGCCCCGCTTCCAGCGGGCAGGTTCCGAATGAGCGACATCGTGGTGATGGCGGCCAGGAAGCTGATGAAATCGATCAACACCACCGTTCCCAGGTGGGTGGCACTCATCAGGAACCCCGCCAAGGGGGGAGCGATCAGGGGCACGGCGGCATCGCTCGCCTGGACGAGGCCGTTGGCGCGGCCCAGGTGCCGCGCGGGGACGAGCGCCGGGGTCAGGGCGGTGTACGACGTCCGCTGGAACGCACCGCTCACCGAGGCGATGGCGGTGCCCACGTAGACGTGCCAGGGCGCGAGCTGGTCCAACGAGAGCAGAATGGCATAGACGAGGCTGACCAACCCCGCGCCGAAATCTCCCAGTCTCATCGCGTTCCGGAGATCCCAGCGATCCACCAGCACCCCCACGATCGGCGCGACGAGCACCCCAGGGAGGATGGTCAACACGGAGATCAGCGCGAAATCCGTGACCGAGCTGGTAAGGCGGTACACCCAGAGCCCCAGGGCGAAGCTGGTCAGGGCGCTGCCGAGCTTGGACACCGTCTGGCCGCCCCAGATGATGGCGAAGCGCAGCACACCGCTCCCGGACTCGTTCATCGCTGCTCAGCCCTGCGGGGGGCTGCGCTGCAGGGAGGCATAGGCCTCTTGCAGCTTCATCCCCAGGGCAATGCGTGCTGCCACCGGACCCACGCGCACCGCTGACGGGATGTCCCACCACCAGAGGTTGACCGCGATGGACGGGGCAAGGGTGTGGACGCGATGCCACCAATTCACCGGCAGGAAGAGCAGGTCGCCCGGTTCGAGGATGAAGTCGTAATCCGGCCGGAGCCCGCTCGCGGTCACCCGCCTCGCCGCTCCCACATCAAGGTCCACCCCGCTCAAGTCAGCGGCCCAGTCGAGTGGGGCCGGTTGGAGGCGCCGGGCTTGGCGGGGCGCATAGAGTTGCCAGCGCTTGCGGCCGGAGAGCTGGGCGTAGAGGTTGTGGGCGCGATCCCTGTGGAGTTGGGCGAAGGTGCCACGCGGGGCGATCCAGACAGAGGATTCGGTGAGACGGTTC
This region of Stigmatella aurantiaca genomic DNA includes:
- a CDS encoding cupin-like domain-containing protein, which produces MMPQAIPRVPLVSREHFIASWEKAGQPVIFTGALRDWPASSKWTFEWFRSMHGSVEITVRSALYTWGALPGTSKPLGGARRMKLATYLDEVRASSSLPIESDLDEIADKMLGKQPEEINHLVGPSLLRAVPSLREDVRFPDYAPRWLNRLTESSVWIAPRGTFAQLHRDRAHNLYAQLSGRKRWQLYAPRQARRLQPAPLDWAADLSGVDLDVGAARRVTASGLRPDYDFILEPGDLLFLPVNWWHRVHTLAPSIAVNLWWWDIPSAVRVGPVAARIALGMKLQEAYASLQRSPPQG
- a CDS encoding class I SAM-dependent methyltransferase, coding for MTAAGVRTGSTDSGNPKYKTLYNGLATHIPDKRFVFMNHGFAELKLGAEDFSWLKREDEAWKYSINLVRHLLKAVELDGKRVLDVGCGRGGTCSYLMRYAKPKLVRGLDYSDQNIEFCKSTHLHEGLDFVQGDAQHLPFEAGSFDVVTNIESSHCYPNREQFYSEVHRVLKPGGFFCYTDNLRRFPGKWRVEGQLKRAGFRVLSYEDITQNVIHGIMRSSSSLHELLTSMVDPKLGNERTLQSIYFSVTHRNTQLYLLGLQSYRLWRLERI
- a CDS encoding MFS transporter; this translates as MNESGSGVLRFAIIWGGQTVSKLGSALTSFALGLWVYRLTSSVTDFALISVLTILPGVLVAPIVGVLVDRWDLRNAMRLGDFGAGLVSLVYAILLSLDQLAPWHVYVGTAIASVSGAFQRTSYTALTPALVPARHLGRANGLVQASDAAVPLIAPPLAGFLMSATHLGTVVLIDFISFLAAITTMSLIRNLPAGSGAAPDASTSAMQQALEGWNYLKERRGLLGLLAFSVLTNCSLSAMQVLLPPLVLDIASPAVLGGLLSTGGLGLLVGSVVMTAWGGPKNRIHGVLGVGMGLGTVMVLAGLFPTLTVLGYCTFMAGFCIPIMDGSSQAIWQRQVPAALRGRVFAMRGMIAWSVQPLAYLAAGIMADHLDGVSLSVPALFGPLEQLDARSRGIALCFIAAGLLTLIAAGRGYTARHVREVEEIPPDGTSTGAVSPPSRV
- a CDS encoding polysaccharide lyase, with product MRNKPLSPALLINLFPAGQSFMKTRTPWIASLLLAWGAPVVAPASPGVVTADVQTFFASTYKVNTFERPASLSSYSLSEWAADGWSAPWDLGMSSRTWIDGVNFRHSGTKSLRITYPAGKIGPENSGAQAPFTLIPAREYYLSYWARFSSDFSWGTTQFAGKLGLGLAGGGACSGGQVCTGYNGFSSRMIWRSGGQAAIYYYHMGHGGEYGDYAVLKTRAGSDIYYPRGTWVHIAQRLKVNSVTNGVANPDGEIEVWYNGTSAARISGLRFVRNADVVDKAYFSSFFGGATAEFAPMHNSYVWYDDLKVSTSPLDICELSGGC